The Sandaracinobacteroides saxicola nucleotide sequence GGGGAAGGTGGCGCTGATCACCGGCGGTTCGGCGGGGATCGGCGGGCAGGTGGCGCGGTTGCTGGCGCTGGCGGGTGCCAAGGTGATGATGGTGAGCCGGCGGGCGAGTGAGCTGGATGCCGCGCGCGCGCGCATCATCGAGGAGCTGGCGGACGTGGGGTTCGCGGGCGTCGAGCGGCGGGTGCAGACGCTGGCGGATATCGATGTCAAGGATTTCGCCGGCCTGGCGAAGGCGGTGGCGGCGACGGAAGCGGCGTTCGGGCGGATCGATTATCTGATCAACAATGCCGGCGTGGCGGGCGCCGAGGAGATGGTGGTGGACATGGGGGTGGAGGCGTGGCGCGCCACGCTCGACGCCAATCTGGTGAGCAACTATGTGCTGATGCACCATGTCGTGCCGGGGATGAAGGCGCGCGGCAGCGGCTATGTGCTGAACGTGTCGAGCTATTTCGGTGGCGAGAAGTTCATGGCGGTCGCCTACCCCAATCGCGCCGATTATGCGGTTTCGAAGGCGGGGCAGCGGGCGATGGTGGAGTCACTGTCACGCTTCCTGGGGCCGGAAGTGCAGCTGAACGCCATCGCGCCGGGACCGGTGGATGGCGACCGGCTGTCCGGCACCGGCGGGAAGCCGGGGCTGTTCGAACGCCGTGGCCGGCTGATCCTGGAGAACAAGCGGCTGAATGCGGTGCATGCGGCGGTGATCGCCGCGGTGCGGCGCGGCGCGCGGGCGGAGGCGATCCTGGCGCGGCTGGCGGGGAATGACACGGCGCGGCTGTCGCACGATACCAATGTGCCGCGCGAAATCCGCGACCTGGCGCTGGCCTGCGCGCGGGAAAGCGATGGCGTGGCGAGCTGGGACCGGTTCGTGATGACGCCGGCGATTGCCGCGCGCCTGCTGGGGCGGCTGCGGGGCGCCGGGCTGTTGCTGGATGTGCCGGCGTGGCAGGACAAGGCCGAGTGGCTGTTGCGGCTGCCGCCGGAGGATGTGCCGTTCATCCCGCGTTCGCGCGTGCTGGCGGAGGCAGACAAGGTGGGCAAGGGGGTGCTGAGCCAGCTCCACCTGGGGAAGATGCCGACCGAGGCCGATGTGGCGCAGGCGACGGTGTTCTTCCTGGCGGACCGGGCGGTGAGCGGCGAGACCTTCATGCCCTCCGGCGGGTTGAGCGTGGAGCGGTCGACCACAGAACGCGAACTGTTCGGCAGCCCGAAGCAGGAGCGGCTGGACCAGATGCGGGGCAAGACCGTGTGGCTGGTGGGCGAGCATCTGACCGATTATCTGGCGGAGGCGGCGCGGGCGTTCGTGGAGGACTGCCATGTGGCGCGCGTGGTGCTGCTGTGCGCCACGAAGGCCGGAGCGGAGGCGCTGAGGGGCGCGCTGGGCGCGTTGCCGAAGGGCAGCGTGGAAACGCTGGTAACGGGTGACGCGGTGGAAGCCGCGATGGACAGGGCGCTGGGCAAATGGGGGCGGCCGACGACGCTGGTGTCGACGCCGTGCTCCGCCCTGCCCGATATGCTGTTCGGGGAGGGCGGATTGAGCCCGGCGGATTTCGGTGCGGTGGTGGAGGCGAACCTGACCTGGCATTTCCGGGTGGCCAAGAAGGCGTCGCTGTATGACGGCTGCCAGCTGGTGCTGGTGTCCCCGGATGTGCCGATGGGCACCAAGGGGCCGGCGTTCGCACTGGCGAATTTCCTGAAGACGACGCTGCATGCCTTCACGCTGACGCTGGCGGTCGAAAATGAGCGGCTGGTGCATGACGTGGCGGTCAACCAGATCAACCTGACGCGGCGGGTGCGAAGCGAGGAGCCGCGCGACCTGGACGAGCATCTGGAGGAGGTGCGGCGGTTCGCGCGCGCCGTGCTGCTGCTGGGCGCGCCGCTGCCCGACGCCGAGGACAGCCGGTATCGGGCAAGGATTTATCGGGGGATGTCGATGACCGTCTGAGGGGGTTGAGACACTACTGACCCGATTAGCAATTGTGTATCTTGCAAACATTGGCCAATAGCCGCCTTATTGGCGAAAGTACGGGCTATAATTCGGATTTGGGATCGTCTTTCGGCTTCTGCGTCGCTACTTTTTCAAGTTAGCAGCCCAGCAGGAACTGTTCCCATCTCATTGGAGGTCGCGGGCTGCTTGCTTTAAGCGCTATAGCTAAAAAGTGTGAGGTTCGGTCATAGAAGTTTCTTCAGGCGATTCGTGGAGGTCACCCGATATATGAATGGGCCTCTTCGACTTCGGCATACAGCTATCATCTTGTCATAGTTGTGAGCCAAGCTTTTCATCTTAAAGAAGCCAAGCGAGCTTGCGCCGTAAAGATAGAAGCAACCAATACTGTGTTGTTGGATCGCCTTCAGCGCCGCGCTTTCATTCTGCCATTTCGCGTCGTGGCTGCACACGATCCATCCTTTGGGGCCGACCTCATTTAGCCACTCGTCATCTGGCATGTTTGACGAGAATCGCTCACCGTCGTGAGAGCGCACCTCGAAGGGACACCTCAACATACTCAACGCACGGGGAAAATTTTTCCCCATGTTGCGATCAAAATACAGGGTCAGTGACGCGTTTCCCTCCCTTGAAGATTCACGCCTTCGAATTCCAAGGCCGCCAGCACATCAGAATTTGCTACGCCAAAATCATCGGCGATGTCATCGAGCAGCTCTCCTGCCTCCCATCTCCCTTTGAACGCCCAGGTGGCGATGCCTTCGACCGAAGGCGCGCCAAACTGGATACGAGGATCGATAACAAGCGGACTATTGCGACCAGCGAGGTGCCATCGCACCGCCAAGCCTGCCCTTTCATACTCAAACTCTTGCAGCCGCCCGATTATGTCGGTCCATGCCAACTGGCCCCCGGCAGAAGCCTTGAGCAACTTATTGTCGCCCATCTTGGCTTCGATCTCGGCGTAGTCCATCCAAAGGTCTTTACCGTCCGTTTTGAAACGATATTCAGCGAAGGGAAACTCGGCATTAAGCTGCTTGCTGACATATTCGCGCGCAGCCCGAATCTTGTCGAGACGCACGTTTGCGCGACGGAACTGCGCCACGACCGCGACCTCGATAAGCTGGAGATAGGACAGCGATTGCCCCTTGTTTTTATTGCTCAGCGTTCCTCGCTTGTTGCTCTGTCCTGTTTGATGCCAGCGAGCGACCGTCTGCGAAGATATATCGGCATACCGCGCGGCTTCGCCGATACGATAGTTTGGAACGAAGAGTCGCTGCCTCCAAAATTCGGTCGGTTGAGGCATCGCGTTCATGCAGATACGCCTAGCAGTCAATTCACTCGAAGTGAATCGACTTTTTGTAGCGGCATCAGAGCCGTCACAGGAATGGTGTAAGCCATTGATTTCCCTGCATTTTACGATGCGGCTCGGACACTGGTTGTTTGATTGACGATCAGACCAGCTCCCCCAGCGCCGCGCGGTCGAAGGGGGTGAAGTCGGTGCGTTGGTCGCGGACTTTTTCGGCCCAGTCGGGGTCGACGATGAGGGCGCGGCCGACGGCGACCAGGTCGAATTCGCCGTCTTCCAGGCGTTTGGCGACATCGTCGATGGGGGCGGGCGCGCTGGCTTCGCCGGCGAAGCCGGCGATGAACTCGCCGGTCAGGCCGACGCTGCCGACGGTGATGGTGGGGGCGCCGGTGAGTTTCTTCGCCCAGCCGGCGAAGTTCAAGGGGCTGCCCTCATACTCCGGTTCCCAGAAGCGGCGTTGCGAGCAGTGCAGGATGTCGACGCCGGCATCGACGAGGGGCGTGAGCCAGGCCTCCATCGCAGCCGGCGTGTCGGCGAGTTTGGCGCCATAATCCTGTTGCTTCCATTGCGACAGGCGCAGGATCAGCGGGAAATCGGGGCCGATGGCGGCGCGGACGGCGGCGACGACCTCGCGCGCGAACCGCCCGCGTTCGGTGCCCCATTGGTCCTCGCGGATGTTGGTGCCGCTCCATTGGAACTGGTCGATCAAATAGCCGTGGGCGCCGTGCAGTTCGACCGCGTCGAAGCCGATGCGTTTGGCGTCCGCGGCGGCCTGGGCGAAGGCGGCGATGGCGTCGGCGATGTCGGCGTCGGTCATGGCGCGGCCGTGCGGGCGTTCGGGTTTGAACAGGCCGCTGGGGCTTTCCGCCTCGGCAGGCGGCGTGACGCCACGGTTGATGGCGCTGCCGACGTGCCACAGCTGCGGCGCGATGCGGCCGCCGGCGGCGTGGACCGCCTCCACCACGCGCGCCCAGCCGGCGAGCGCGTCCTCGCCGTGGAAATGCGGCACATTGGGATCGTTGGCGGCGCCGGGGCGGTTCACCACCGTGCCTTCGGTGACGATCAGGCCGACGCCGGCGCGGCGGGCGTAATAATCGGCGACATTGGCGCCGGGGATGCCGCCGGGCGAGAAGCTGCGCGTCATGGGGGCCATGACGATGCGGTTGGGGAGCGTGAGGTTGCGGCTGTGGAAGGGTTGGAACAGGGCGTCGGTGCTCATGCTTGGGTCTCCTGCGCGGCCCATTCCATACGGGCGCGCTCGTTGAGTTTCAGGCTGGCGTCCATGCGGGCCAGCTGTTCGGGGGTGGCCTGGGGCTGGCGCGCCTTATACGCGGCATAGGGTTCGCCATAGACGTGGGTGCGGGCGTCATCGCGGCTGAGGGGGATGCCGGCGTCGTGGGCGGCGTCCTCCAGCCATTCGGACAGGCAATTGCGGCAGAAGCCGGCGAGGCCCATCAGGTCGATGTTGGTCGCGTCCTGCCGCTGCCGCAGGTGGATGAGGAGGCGGCGGAAGGCGGCCGCCTCCAGGGCCTCTCGCTGTGAATCGGTCATCGCCAAACTTTCATGCCGCCCGCTATAAGGTGATTCTTGCCTCACCACGCCAGCCCGGCGCGGGCAAGCAATCATATGAGGGAGTGAAGTTTGTCTGTTGCCCGACCACCCCGCGCCCGCCACATCCGGGTGCTCGCCACGCTGGGACCGGCATCGAACACGCCCGAGCGCATCCGCGCGCTGTATGAGGCCGGGGCGGACGCGTTCCGCATCAACATGAGCCATGGCGACGAGGCGGCGCGGGGTGCGCTGATCGCGGCGGTGCGCGGGCTGGAGGGGGAGATCGGCCGGCCGATGACGATCCTGGCCGACCTGCAGGGGCCGAAGCTGCGGGTGGGGAGCTTCGCGGAGGGCAAGGTGATGCTGGCGGCGGGGACGCCGTTCCGGCTGGACAGCGACCCGGCGCCGGGGGACGCGCGGCGGGCGCATCTGCCGCATCCGGAGATCCTGGCGGTGCTGCGGCCGGGGCACCGGTTGTTGCTGGATGATGGCAAGGTGGTGCTGAGCGTGACGGACCATGGCCCGGGCTTCGTGGAGACGCAGGTGACGGTGCCGGGGGTGCTCTCCAACAACAAGGGGTTGAACGTGCCCGATGTGGTGGTGCCGATGGCGGCGCTGACCGAGAAGGACCGGCGCGACCTGGCGTTCGCGCTGGATGCCGGGGTGGACTGGATCGCGCTGAGTTTCGTGCAGCGGCCGGAGGATGTGGCGGAGGCGCGCAAGCTGATCGGCACGCGGGCCAGCCTGCTGTCGAAGATCGAGAAGCCGGCGGCGCTGATGAGCCTGGACGGGATCATCGAGCTGTCGGACGCGGTGATGGTGGCGCGCGGCGACTTGGGGGTGGAGCTGCCGCCGCAGAGCGTGCCGCGGGCGCAGAAGCGGATCGTGGCGGCGGCGCGGGCGGCGGGCAAGCCGGTGGTGGTGGCGACGCAAATGCTGGAATCGATGATCCAGTCGCCCTCCCCCACGCGTGCCGAGGTGAGCGATGTGGCGAACGCCATCTATGATGGCGCCGACGCGGTGATGCTGTCCGCCGAGAGCGCGGCGGGGCAGTGGCCGGTGGAGGCGGTGGCGATGATGGACGCGATCGCGCGGGAGGTGGAGGCGGACCCGCTGTTCACCAAGCGGGTGAATTTCGTGGAGACGCGGCCCGAGCCGACAACGGCGGACGCGATGTGCGAGGCGGCGCGGGAAATCCAGGCGATCGTGGGGGCGAAGGCGGTGGTGTGCTTCACCACGTCGGGATCGACGGCGCGGCGGGTGAGCCGGGAGCGGATTCCGGCGCCGCTCCTCGTGCTGACGCCGAAGCTGGCGACGGCGCGGCGCGCGGGCATCTTGTGGGGCAGCCATGCGGTGCACACGCGCGACGTGCACGATTTCGAGGAGATGGTGGGCAAGTCGAAGCGCATGGCGCTGCGGCACGGGCTGGCGGCGGCGGGCGACCGGCTGGTGCTGATGGCCGGTGTGCCGTTCGGCGTGCCGGGCAGCACCAACGTCGTTCATGTGGTGCGGCTGGCGGGGGATGAGCTGGACAAGCGATAGGCTCAGCGCCCGCGCGGGGTAAGGGGGAAGACCAGGCAGGTGGTGGTGCCGGTGGCGAGCAGCCGGCCTTCGGCGTCGACGATGCTGCCGCGCGCGGTGGCGATGCGCTTGCTGGCGCTGATCACCTCGCCACGGGCGGTGACGCGGCCGGTCGCGTCGGTCATGGCCTTCAGATAGGTGATGTTGAGGTCGACCGTGGTGTAGCCGAAGCCGGCGGCGACGCGGGTGTGGACGGCGCAGGCCATGCAGCTGTCCAGCAGCGTGGCCGCGAAGCCGCCGTGGACGGTGCCGATGGGGTTGTAGTGCGCGGCGGTGGGGGTGGCGAAAAACTCCACCCAGCCGTCGCCGACGCTCATGCCGTTGAAGCCCATCAGCTCGCCGATGGGGGCGCGCGGCAGGGCGCCGCTGGCCATCGCCTGCATCAGTTCGAGGCCGCTCATCGAGGCGAGGGCGTCCTTGGGGAGCGGTGCGCTGCTCATTGGGCGGCACATTTCGCCAGGGTTTCGGCGGCGACCGGGGTGGCATCGACGGTGAAGGCCGCGACCGCCCCGGCGGCGCGGACGATGTCGGCGCAGACGCGGGCGGCGGAGCGGGGGCGGCGGTCGACGACGGAGCCGGTGCAGGCGGCGCCGTCGCAGCGCCAGGGCCGGCCGTCCGCGACCAGTTCCAGCGGTTTGGCGAGCGGGGTGGCGAGGGTGGCGGTGGCGGGCGTGTCGGCATGCGCCGGCGCCGACAGGGCGATGGATGCAATTGCAGCAATAAGCAGGGTCTTCATGGCTTCTTCCTTGACAGGTTACAGACGGGGGAGGGCGGAATCGATGGCGCGGTGAAGCTCGGCGCGGTCCTCGCCCAGGCGGGCGCTGACCTGCCGGTCGGCGGTTTCCCAGCCGGCGAGCGCGGCGCGGACGCGGGCGGCGCCCTTGTTGGTGAGGCGCAGCGCGCGGGCGCGGGCGTCGTAGGGATCGGTTTCGGAGACCACCAGCCCTTCGGCGATCAACGGTTTCAGCAGTCGGGACAAAGTGGAGGCATCGGCCATCATGTCGTCTGCCAGGTCCATCACGCGGCGGGCGCGGCTGCGGCGGAGGCGGCCCAGCAGGCCGAACTGGCCGATCGTCATGCCGTGCGGGGCGAGCGCGGCATCGTAGATGGCGTTGACCCGGCGCGCCAGCTTGCGCGCCCGCATGGCGAGGCACTGGGTTTCGGCGGGGTGGGGCAGTGCCATGACAGGCGCTCTCTCACTGCGTGCAATTGCAGGCAATCTGGCGGAATTGAGAGGCGTGGGAGGATTTGGGTTAGAGCAAGCAGCGCAAAATCTGGCGCAGACTGCTTGCTCTATCTCTTTGCAATCGCATCGCTCATTGCAAAAAACCGGTTCCCACTTTTTTGCGCGATGCTCTAAGGATCAGATGTTGGCGGCCATCCAGAGCAGGGCGGCGTCTTCGGCTGCTGTTTCGGCCGGGGCGGCGCGGCGGTTCGTGACCATGCGGGCGTGCAGCGCGGTGATGGCGCGGCTGCCGGTGGTGCGGCAGAGGCCGGGGATGAGGGCGTGGACGAAGCAGGCGGCGGAGGCGCGGGCGAGCGCCCAGCCGAAGCCGGCGGCGACGGCGGCATGCTCGGCGTAGCTTTCGCCGACGTCCCGAGGATGATCGATGAACAATGTGCGCAGCATGAAGGCCTCCCTGCGCCGGATATAGCGCGGCCGCGGGCGAATCCTTTTGCGATTCTGCCTGCCATTGCCATGGATGGAGAAAACTGCTTCCATGGTTTCCGGCCCCGATGAAACAGCTTTCCACCGAACTCGATCTGATCGACACGCGCATCCTGCGGGAGGTGCAGCGCGACGCGACGCTGTCGCTGGCGGAGCTGGCGGCGAAGGTCGGCCTGTCCGCCACGCCATGCTGGAAACGGATCAAGCGGATGGAGGCCGCGGGCATCATCACCAAAAGGGTGACGCTGGTCAACCGCGAGGCGGTGGGGCTGGGGGTGACGGCCTTCGTGTCGATCCGGGCGGGGGCGCATGACGAGGGCTGGCTGGAGCGGTTCGCCGGCGGGGTGTCGGCGATCCCGGAGGTGGTGGAATTCTACCGGATGGCGGGAGAGGTGGATTACCTGCTGAAGGTGGTGTGTCACGACATCGCCGATTATGACCGCATCTACAAGAAGCTGATCAAGGTGGCGCCGATGGGGGATGTGTCCTCCGCCTTCGCCATGGAGCAGATCAAGTTCACCACCGAAATGCCGCTTTTATGAGCCCGGCTGCGCCGGGAGAAGGCGGCGCACTGGCGCCGGCGCCCGGTCGGGCTTGCCGCCTTCGGCGTTTTTGTGCCCGGCTGACGCCGGGAGAAGGCGGCGCACTGGCGCCGGCGCCCGGTCGGGCTTGCCGCCTTCGGCGGATCAGACCTTGACGCAGCGGACAGGCTCCCGGCTGCCCGGCTCCGCGATTGCCTGGGCGAGTTTCGAGGGGTTGCGCAATCCGCTGATCATCCTGTGCACCATCTATGTGTTCGCGCCCTATTATGTCGGCACGGTGGCGGCGTCGCCGGTCGCCGGGCAGGCGCTGATCGCGCAGGCGAACCAATATGCCGGCTGGATGGTGGCGCTGACCGCGCCGCTGATGGGGGTGGTGGTCGACCGGATGGGGCCGCGCAAGCCGGGGCTGGCCATCATCGTGGCGCTGCTGCTGCCGATCCTGTGGACGCTGTGGTTCGTGGTGCCGGGCGGGCCGATCGGCGCCGGCGCTGTGTTGATGCTGTTCACCGCCTATACCGCACTGTTCGCCTGGACCGAGGTGTTCCACAACGCGCTGCTGGTGCCGGCGGCGAAGGGCGAGGTGGCGCACACGTCCGGTCTGGGGCTGGCGCTGGGCAACCTGTTCAGCGTGGCGGCGCTGGTGGCGGTGCTGTGGATGTTCGCGCTGCCAGGCAGTGTCGATTGGCCGGGCGTGCCCGATGCGCCGCTGTTCGGGGTGGATGCGGCGGCGCATGAGCCGGCGCGGCTGGTGGGGCCACTGTCCGCAGTGCTGGTGGCGCTGGGGTTGCTGGTGATCGTGCTGGGCGTGCCCGATGCGCCAAGGACCGGCGTGCGGCTGGGGGCGGCGCTGCGCGCGGGGCTAGCGGATTTGCGGGCGATGCTGGGGGAGTTGAAGCGCAACCGCGAGGCGGCGAAGTTCCTGCTGGCGCGGATGCTCTATGCCGACGGCAAGACGGTGATCATCGCCATGGGGGGTGTGCTGGCGTCCGGCGTGATGGGCTGGGGGACACTGGACATGCTGGCGTACGGCATCATCCTGTCGGTGTTTGCCGTTCTGGGCGGGTTCCTGGCGGGGCCGCTGGACAATGCCATCGGGCCGAAACGCGCGATCCTGATCGAGATCGGCGTGACGAGCGCGGTGCTGGTGGCGCTGCTGCTGAGCGACCAGGGACGGATCGCCGGGTTCGCGGTGCCGGCGGCGCCGCTGTGGGGCGGGCCGGTGTTCCAGACGCTGCCGGAGCTGGGCTATCTGGCGCTGGCGTGCATCAGCGCGGTGAGCATCACCGCGGCCTACGCGAGCAGCCGGACGATGCTGGCGGTGCTGGTGCCGGTGGAGAAGAGCGCGAGTTTCTTCGGCCTTTATGTGTTGTCCGGCACGGCGACGATGTGGCTGGGGCCGACGCTGCTGGCGATCGCCACCAGTTATTTCCAGTCGCAGCAGGCCGGGTTCGCGACGGTGCACCTGCTGCTGGGGGCGGGGTTCGCGGTGTTGCTGACGGTGCGGGCACCGGGGGGTCGGGTGGTGGCGGTGTAGGATCATGGAAGGCTTGGCGAAAAAAGGGCGTTTTGATTCAAGGGGTTGGGGGAAAGGCGGTTTTTTCGCGCTGCGTTTGGTGTTGGTTGCGCCAGGGGTGCTGAAACAAGTTCAGCAGGACGGGTTGGATTTTGCAGGGAGAGGGCGCTGTCATCGGAGGGGCGTCACCCCTCCCGCACTGCGGGAGAAGGGGGACTCAACGAACGGTGCTGGCGTTCTGGTGGAAGAGGGCTTTTTTCTGGTCTTCGGTGATCGGGCCGGTTTGATATTCCGGGCGTTGCGCGAGGGCGTAGGCGCGGGCGGTGGCGGGGCGGGCGGCGATGCTGTCCACCCAGCGGGCGAGGTTCGGCATGGCGGTGCCTTCGGGGAGCATTCTGGTGCCGAGCATGGCCCAGGGGTAGCTGGCCATGTCGGCGATGCTGTAATCGTCGCCGGCGAGGAAGGCGCGGTCGGCGAGGCGCTTGTCCATCACCTTCAACAGGCGCAGCGTTTCGTTGGTGTAGCGTTCCAGCGCATAGGGGATGGGTTCGGGGGCGTAATTGCGGAAGTGACCGGCCTGCCCCATCATCGGGCCGAGGCCGGCCATCTGCCAGAACAGCCATTGCAGGGTTTCGGCGCGGCCGGCGGGGTCGGTGGCGAGGAAACGGCCGGTCTTTTCGGCAAGGTGGAGGAGGATGGCGCCCGATTCGAACAGGGTGAGGCCGGTTTCGTCATCCTCGATCGCCGGCATGCGGTTGTTGGGGGCGATCTTCAGGAACGCGGGCTTGAACTGGTCGCCCTCGCGGATGTTGACGGGGTGGAGTGTGTAGGGGAGCGCCGCTTCCTCGAGGAAGAGCGTGACCTTGTGGCCGTTGGGGGTGGGCCAATAGTGGAGGTGGATCATGGCGGTGCTCCGTCCAAAGGGATGGCGCATGGTAGCGGACGGCCCCACCCCCGGCCCCTCCCCTGAAGGGGAGGGGAGTGGTTTGGGCTTTGGTGGCAAAGCGGGGGAAGGGAGAGCGCATATGGCGGATCAGGTGGCACCATTCGGGGGGTTCAGCCGGGCGACGCCGGACGATGCGCTGGTGAACCCCGAGGTCTATACCGACATGGACGAGATCCACGCGCTCTACACGCAGCTGCGGGAGGGCGATCCGGTGCACTGGTGCACGCCGGCGGGGTTCCGGCCCTTCTGGGCGATCACGAAACATGCCGACATCCTGGCGGTGAGCAAGGCGAACGACCGCTTCATCAATCGGGAGCGCACCTATCTCTCGCCGATCGAGGGGGAGGAATGGATCCGGTCGATGACCGGGGACACGCACCTGTTCCGGACGCTGGTGGACTTGGACGACCCCGAGCATCGCAAGCTGCGCGCCATCACCAACGGCTGGTTCCAGCCGGGGGCGGTGCGGGCGCGGCTGGAGGGGGAAATCCGCGCGCTGGCGCGGAGCCACGTGGCGCACATGCGGTCTTTGGGGCCGGAACTGGATTTCGTGAACGAGGTCGCGCTCTTCTATCCGCTGCGGGTGATCATGCGCATCCTGGGGGTGCCGCCGGCGGACGAGCCGCTGATGCTGAAGCTGACACAGGAGACGTTCGGCGCGATCGACCCCGATGTGGTGGCGCGCAGCCAGCGGCTGACCGAGGGTGCCGGGCTGTGGAGCGGCAGCAGCGGCAATGCGCAGGTCGACCTGCTGGCGCTGGCGCAGACCTTTTTCCAGTATTTCGGCGCCGTGCTGGCCGACCGGCGGGCGAACCCGCGCGACGACGTGGCGAGCGTGATCGCCAATTCGACGATCGACGGTGCGCCGATTCCGGAACGCGAGGCGCTGAGTTATTATGTGATCATCGCGACCGCCGGCCATGACACGACGAGCAGCACCGCGGCGGGCGGGTTGCTGGAGCTGGCGAAAAACCCGGCGGAGTTGCGCAAGTTGCAGGCGGACCCCGGCCTGATCCCGCGGTTCGTGGAGGAATCGATCCGCTGGGTGA carries:
- a CDS encoding glutathione S-transferase N-terminal domain-containing protein codes for the protein MIHLHYWPTPNGHKVTLFLEEAALPYTLHPVNIREGDQFKPAFLKIAPNNRMPAIEDDETGLTLFESGAILLHLAEKTGRFLATDPAGRAETLQWLFWQMAGLGPMMGQAGHFRNYAPEPIPYALERYTNETLRLLKVMDKRLADRAFLAGDDYSIADMASYPWAMLGTRMLPEGTAMPNLARWVDSIAARPATARAYALAQRPEYQTGPITEDQKKALFHQNASTVR
- a CDS encoding MFS transporter; translated protein: MTQRTGSRLPGSAIAWASFEGLRNPLIILCTIYVFAPYYVGTVAASPVAGQALIAQANQYAGWMVALTAPLMGVVVDRMGPRKPGLAIIVALLLPILWTLWFVVPGGPIGAGAVLMLFTAYTALFAWTEVFHNALLVPAAKGEVAHTSGLGLALGNLFSVAALVAVLWMFALPGSVDWPGVPDAPLFGVDAAAHEPARLVGPLSAVLVALGLLVIVLGVPDAPRTGVRLGAALRAGLADLRAMLGELKRNREAAKFLLARMLYADGKTVIIAMGGVLASGVMGWGTLDMLAYGIILSVFAVLGGFLAGPLDNAIGPKRAILIEIGVTSAVLVALLLSDQGRIAGFAVPAAPLWGGPVFQTLPELGYLALACISAVSITAAYASSRTMLAVLVPVEKSASFFGLYVLSGTATMWLGPTLLAIATSYFQSQQAGFATVHLLLGAGFAVLLTVRAPGGRVVAV
- a CDS encoding cytochrome P450; the protein is MADQVAPFGGFSRATPDDALVNPEVYTDMDEIHALYTQLREGDPVHWCTPAGFRPFWAITKHADILAVSKANDRFINRERTYLSPIEGEEWIRSMTGDTHLFRTLVDLDDPEHRKLRAITNGWFQPGAVRARLEGEIRALARSHVAHMRSLGPELDFVNEVALFYPLRVIMRILGVPPADEPLMLKLTQETFGAIDPDVVARSQRLTEGAGLWSGSSGNAQVDLLALAQTFFQYFGAVLADRRANPRDDVASVIANSTIDGAPIPEREALSYYVIIATAGHDTTSSTAAGGLLELAKNPAELRKLQADPGLIPRFVEESIRWVTPVKHFMRTATEDTALGGKTIRKGDGLALFYWSGNRDADVFEAPFEFRADREHNPHIAFGHGVHLCLGLHLARLELRILFEELLPQIATLAVAGEPKLSLANFVSGLKTLPVRVGWN